One genomic window of Hyperolius riggenbachi isolate aHypRig1 chromosome 7, aHypRig1.pri, whole genome shotgun sequence includes the following:
- the LOC137525380 gene encoding E3 ubiquitin-protein ligase TRIM39-like: protein MASAADLREELSCSICLSLYRKPVSLRCGHSFCQECLVAVLDTQDGTGVYTCPECRETYLQRPHLENNRKLSNIVESFQSAHHQEKAAAFCTYCDLPEPAVKVCLQCEAAFCEHHLRKHTKSAEHVLLEPSASLEEDRRCSVHKEVLRYYCTEDKVSVCVSCCLAGRHRGHLVDSLDEASEKKKEKLKKLIEKLNSCSQDIDGKIQDLQTHRKQEKGKTAAVTQRVTGLFSDIRRKLDHLEWKLLCQIFKQEKQVLSSVSDLIQQLETQKDELSNKIHQMEALCQIVDPLMFLGQELSTKDCSPGSCEVIGDVREAASFTEAPISEMLHRGLLLLADSLTDLNIKRQFSVMEKSKISLDMDTAHVNIRISEDLRLATYAEMPEIRPDGPERFKSLQVLSRQSFSSGRHYWEVDVSHAKKWLIGVASHSIERKTRGKESYIGYNKKSWGLYENHFFRACHNNMHTTKGAKSSAQAIGIYLDYESGLLSFYQLCDPIRHLHTFTATFTEPLHAAFYVFPGSCIRIID from the coding sequence ATGGCGTCTGCAGCTGATCTGAGGGAAGAGCTGAGCTGCTCCATCTGCCTGAGCCTTTATAGGAAGCCCGTGTCCCTCAGATGTGGACACAGCTTCTGCCAGGAGTGTCTTGTGGCCGTGCTGGATACACAGGACGGGACTGGAGTCTACACCTGTCCAGAGTGCAGAGAGACGTACCTACAACGGCCACATCTGGAGAACAACAGGAAGCTGTCTAACATTGTGGAGAGTTTCCAGTCTGCTCATCACCAGGAGAAGGCTGCTGCCTTCTGTACATACTGCGACCTTCCTGAACCAGCCGTCAAGGTGTGCCTACAGTGTGAGGCGGCTTTCTGCGAACACCATTTACGCAAACACACTAAGTCAGCTGAACATGTCTTGCTCGAACCCTCTGCTTCCCTGGAGGAGGACAGGAGATGCTCCGTCCACAAAGAGGTCCTGAGATACTACTGCACAGAAGACAAGGTCAGCGTCTGTGTGTCCTGCTGCCTGGCCGGCCGGCACAGAGGGCACCTGGTAGATTCTCTGGATGAGGCCTCGGAGAAGAAGAAAGAGAAACTGAAGAAACTAATAGAGAAATTAAACTCTTGCTCGCAGGACATTGATGGAAAAATCCAGGACCTACAGACTCATAGAAAACAGGAGAAAGGGAAAACGGCCGCAGTCACTCAGAGAGTCACCGGCCTATTCAGCGACATCAGGAGGAAGCTGGACCATCTAGAATGGAAGCTGTTGTGCCAGATCTTCAAGCAAGAGAAACAGGTGTTATCGTCCGTTTCTGACCTGATCCAACAACTGGAGACACAGAAAGACGAGCTGTCTAATAAGATTCATCAAATGGAAGCCTTGTGCCAAATCGTGGATCCTTTAATGTTCCTGGGGCAAGAACTCAGTACTAAAGATTGCAGTCCTGGAAGCTGTGAAGTCATTGGTGACGTGAGAGAGGCTGCGTCTTTTACTGAAGCCCCAATCTCAGAAATGCTACACAGAGGACTTCTCCTGCTTGCCGACAGCCTCACCGACCTCAACATAAAGCGGCAATTCTCTGTGATGGAGAAATCAAAGATCTCGCTGGATATGGACACTGCTCATGTTAACATAAGAATATCAGAGGACCTCAGGTTGGCCACCTATGCTGAAATGCCAGAGATAAGACCAGATGGTCCAGAGAGGTTTAAATCCCTGCAGGTGTTAAGTAGACAGAGCTTCTCATCGGGGAGACATTACTGGGAGGTGGATGTGAGCCATGCAAAGAAGTGGCTGATAGGCGTTGCCTCTCACAGTATAGAAAGGAAAACAAGGGGGAAGGAATCGTACATAGGCTACAATAAGAAATCCTGGGGCCTGTATGAAAATCACTTTTTTAGAGCATGCCACAATAACATGCATACAACGAAAGGTGCCAAATCTTCAGCTCAGGCCATCGGGATCTATCTGGACTACGAAAGTGGCCTTCTGTCCTTCTACCAGCTATGTGACCCCATCAGACATCTacacaccttcactgccaccttcactgagcccctccatgctgcttTCTATGTGTTCCCAGGTTCATGTATCCGCATCATCGATTAA